ACTGTTCGCTTTAAGTGGGCGAAAGCGCGATCTCGAGGCGGCCGTTCTGTTCCCTTCGCGGGTCCGATTCAGCCGGCTGTCACGAACGCAAGTGTGTCATCAATTTTATTTGGTGAGGTATTGCTTCTCAAGGTATGGTTCGCACTGCCGTTCAGTTGTACTCGCTGCGCGATATCGACGCACCGCTGTCCGAGGTCCTCGATCTGGTCGGCGAGACGTCCTTCGACGGGGTCGAGTTCGCCACCCGGATCCGGGACGAGGAGACGGACCTCGAGGCGGTAATCGACGCCCTCGAGCGAAACGATCTCGAGGTCGCCGCGGCCCACGTCGGGCTCGACGACCTCGAGAACGACTACGAGGCTGTAACGGAGCTGTACGGCCGGCTCGGCTGCCGGACGCTCGTCGTGCCGTGGCTCGAGCCCGAACGGTTCGCGTCCGAGGACTCGATCGCCGACGCGGCCGAGCGACTGTCGGCCGTCGCGGACGACCTCGCGGCCGACGGATTCGACCTGCAGTACCACAACCACGACCAGGAGTTCGTCTCGCTGGGTACCAAGACGGGGCTGGACGAACTGCTCGGGCGAGCCGAGAACGTCGGCTTCGAGATCGACCTCGGCTGGGCGCGCGCGGGCGGCGCCGACCCCGTCGCGGTCGTCGACCGGTACGCCGACCGGATCTCGCACGCCCACTTCGCCGACGCCGACGGCGAGACGATGACCTGCGTCGAACTCGGCGAGGGCGATCTCGACGTCGAGCGCGCCCTCGAGGCCGTCCGCCGCGCCGACGTCGAGTGGTACATCTACGAACACGACAATCCCGAAAACCCCCGCAAATCGATGGCTCACGGCGCCGAGACGCTCGAGTCGTTCCGATAGCGTGCCGAAGCGATTCGCTTTCTTCCTTCCGACTCGCTGTCTGGCGTTTGCAGTCGCAACTTTCGATCGGCAGTTCTGCTATCGAAGTTCGACCGTGCGCTCGAGTTGGAATCAGCAGCGCCGAGGTGCATAAAGAACGGACGGATGAAGTCGGGACCCTATCCGGGGCGAGCCCCTCCGATCACATCCCACGACTGTATGTCTCGAGATTACGTTGACGATCTGCGGTGGGGCTGGAGGTGCCCCCGGTGTGACGCGGACGCGACGGTGACGAAGGATCCCCGAACGGAGACGTTCCTGTGGGA
The DNA window shown above is from Halopiger xanaduensis SH-6 and carries:
- a CDS encoding sugar phosphate isomerase/epimerase family protein, with amino-acid sequence MVRTAVQLYSLRDIDAPLSEVLDLVGETSFDGVEFATRIRDEETDLEAVIDALERNDLEVAAAHVGLDDLENDYEAVTELYGRLGCRTLVVPWLEPERFASEDSIADAAERLSAVADDLAADGFDLQYHNHDQEFVSLGTKTGLDELLGRAENVGFEIDLGWARAGGADPVAVVDRYADRISHAHFADADGETMTCVELGEGDLDVERALEAVRRADVEWYIYEHDNPENPRKSMAHGAETLESFR